A DNA window from Streptomyces parvus contains the following coding sequences:
- a CDS encoding PaaX family transcriptional regulator C-terminal domain-containing protein, which yields MAELRTPRSLIITLYGAYGRPADGAPFAVSELIRLLHAVGVDAPSVRSCVSRLKRRGLLVAARAGDGSAGYALSPDARQLLDDGDRRIYRHPAPSLADGWVLAVFSVPEAERSKRHVLRSRLARLGFGTAAPGVWIAPAGLYEETRHTLERLELDPYVDLFRGEHLGFAATREAVARWWDLDAVARLHHDFLELHEPVLRDWEASGADGAPRPQTAYRDYLLALDSWRQLPYADPGLPTELLPADWPGGRSAEVFGRLHERLRDAGERFVRG from the coding sequence GTGGCCGAGTTGCGCACCCCCCGCTCCCTGATCATCACGCTCTACGGCGCTTACGGCCGCCCGGCGGACGGTGCGCCGTTCGCGGTGTCCGAGCTGATCCGCCTGCTGCACGCCGTGGGCGTCGACGCCCCCTCCGTACGCTCGTGCGTCTCCCGACTGAAACGGCGCGGGCTGCTGGTGGCCGCCCGGGCAGGGGACGGCTCGGCCGGGTACGCGCTGTCGCCGGACGCCCGGCAGCTGCTGGACGACGGGGACCGGCGGATCTACCGGCACCCCGCGCCGAGCCTCGCCGACGGCTGGGTGCTCGCGGTGTTCTCCGTGCCCGAGGCGGAGCGCAGCAAGCGCCATGTGCTGCGCTCCCGGCTGGCCCGGTTGGGTTTCGGCACGGCCGCGCCCGGGGTGTGGATCGCTCCGGCCGGACTGTACGAGGAGACCCGGCACACCCTGGAACGGCTCGAACTCGACCCGTACGTCGACCTGTTCCGGGGCGAGCACCTCGGCTTCGCCGCCACCCGCGAGGCGGTCGCCCGCTGGTGGGACCTGGACGCGGTGGCGCGCCTGCACCACGACTTCCTGGAGCTGCACGAACCGGTGCTGCGGGACTGGGAGGCGTCCGGGGCCGACGGCGCACCCCGCCCGCAGACGGCCTACCGGGACTATCTGCTGGCGCTGGACTCCTGGCGGCAACTCCCGTACGCGGACCCGGGTCTGCCCACCGAGCTGCTGCCCGCGGACTGGCCGGGCGGCCGGTCCGCGGAGGTGTTCGGCCGGCTGCACGAGCGGCTGCGGGACGCCGGGGAGCGGTTCGTGCGGGGATGA
- a CDS encoding AMP-binding protein, translating into MEPNSSPNTPAAAADASVRVPGAPHEPTGRATGAHTDTFARDHLPPPEQWPELLLDDPAPRYPDRLNCGHELLDRTVEEYGADRPALRSGDGGIWSYGELRETVDRIARVLTEDLGVVPGNRVLLRGPTTPWLAACWLAVMKAGAVAVTVLAQARATELATICSLARIGHALCDARSAEDLAKADVDGLRITLFGGDGPDDLARLAEGRSGPYRAVDTAADEVALIAFTSGTTGRPKGCMHLHRDLLAIADTFSRHVLRPSADDVFAGSPPLGFTFGLGGLLVFPLRAGASTLLLEQAGPQHLLPALVRHRVSVLFTAPTAYRTMLGRLNGHDLSALRRCVSAGENLPAATWRAWYEATGLRIINGIGATELLHIFISAADDAIRPGLTGVPVPGWQARVVDEHGDELPDGEAGLLAVRGPVGCRYLADPRQTDYVRHGWNLTGDTFVREPDGYFRYVARADDMIISSGYNIAGPEVEDALLRHPEVAEAAVVGRTDELRGEIVVAHVVLTEGSEQTADSLRAHMKANLAPHKCPRVFVFHSSLPRTATGKLQRFLLRHHPL; encoded by the coding sequence ATGGAGCCGAATTCCTCGCCGAACACGCCCGCAGCCGCCGCCGACGCCTCCGTACGCGTCCCCGGCGCGCCTCACGAGCCGACCGGGCGCGCCACGGGCGCCCACACCGACACCTTCGCGCGCGACCATCTCCCACCGCCGGAGCAGTGGCCGGAACTCCTCCTGGACGATCCGGCGCCGCGCTACCCCGACCGGCTGAACTGCGGACACGAGCTGCTGGACCGCACGGTCGAGGAGTACGGCGCCGACCGCCCCGCGCTGCGCTCCGGTGACGGCGGCATCTGGAGCTACGGCGAGCTGCGGGAGACCGTCGACCGCATCGCGCGGGTGCTGACGGAGGATCTGGGCGTGGTGCCGGGCAACCGGGTGCTGCTGCGCGGGCCGACCACGCCCTGGCTGGCCGCCTGCTGGCTCGCCGTCATGAAGGCGGGCGCGGTCGCCGTCACCGTACTGGCGCAGGCGCGCGCCACGGAGCTGGCCACCATCTGCTCGCTGGCGCGCATCGGCCACGCCCTGTGCGACGCCCGGTCGGCGGAGGACCTGGCGAAGGCGGACGTGGACGGGCTGCGGATCACCCTGTTCGGCGGGGACGGGCCCGACGACCTCGCCCGGCTGGCGGAGGGCAGGAGCGGTCCGTACCGGGCGGTGGACACGGCCGCCGACGAGGTCGCGCTCATCGCGTTCACCTCGGGGACCACCGGGCGCCCCAAGGGCTGCATGCATCTGCACCGGGACCTCCTGGCCATCGCCGACACCTTCTCCCGCCATGTGCTGCGCCCCTCGGCCGACGACGTGTTCGCGGGCAGCCCACCGCTGGGCTTCACGTTCGGCCTGGGCGGACTGCTGGTCTTCCCGCTGCGGGCCGGGGCCTCGACGCTGCTGCTGGAGCAGGCGGGTCCGCAGCATCTGCTGCCCGCGCTGGTCCGGCACCGGGTCTCGGTGCTGTTCACCGCGCCGACGGCCTACCGCACGATGCTCGGCCGGCTGAACGGCCACGACCTGTCGGCGCTGCGGCGCTGCGTGTCGGCCGGGGAGAACCTGCCGGCGGCGACCTGGCGAGCGTGGTACGAGGCCACGGGCCTGCGCATCATCAACGGCATCGGGGCCACCGAACTGCTGCACATCTTCATCTCGGCCGCCGACGACGCGATCCGGCCCGGCCTCACCGGGGTTCCCGTGCCGGGCTGGCAGGCGCGGGTGGTGGACGAGCACGGGGACGAGCTGCCCGACGGCGAGGCGGGGCTGCTCGCCGTACGCGGCCCGGTCGGCTGCCGTTATCTCGCCGACCCCCGCCAGACGGATTACGTCCGGCACGGCTGGAACCTGACCGGCGACACCTTCGTCCGCGAACCCGACGGCTACTTCCGTTACGTGGCCCGCGCCGACGACATGATCATCTCCTCCGGGTACAACATCGCGGGCCCCGAGGTGGAGGACGCCCTGCTGCGCCACCCGGAGGTCGCCGAGGCGGCCGTGGTGGGCCGGACGGACGAACTGCGCGGCGAGATCGTGGTGGCGCACGTGGTGCTGACCGAGGGCTCGGAGCAGACGGCGGACTCGCTGCGCGCCCATATGAAGGCCAACCTCGCCCCGCACAAGTGCCCGCGCGTCTTCGTCTTCCACAGCTCGCTCCCCCGCACGGCGACCGGCAAGCTCCAGCGGTTCCTGCTCCGGCACCACCCGCTCTAG